The Streptomyces puniciscabiei genomic interval GGTCCGGGTCACGGCGTACTTCCCGCGTACGGTCGGCATCTACCCCGGCTCCGACGTCCGCGTCCTCGGTGTCCGCATCGGCGAGGTCGAGAAGATCACGCCGGAGGGCGGCCGGGTCCGGGTGGAGCTGGCGTACGACCGGGGCCGCAAGGTTCCCGCCGACGCGCAGGCCGCCATCGTCAACTCCTCGGTCGTCAGCGACCGTTACGTACAGCTGCTGCCGGTGTACCGGAAGGGACCGCTCCTGCGGGACGGCGACGTCATCCCCGAGTCCCGTACGGCCGTCCCCGTCGAGCTGGACCGGATCTTCGACAGCCTGCACACCACCGCCGAGGCGCTCGGGCCGAACGGCGCCAACCAGCGGGGCTCGTTGTCCCGGCTGCTCGGGGTGAGCGCGGACAACCTCCGGGGCCAGGGCAAGGACCTCAACCAGACGGTCGAGGACCTGTCCCAGGCGGTCACCACGCTGTCCGACGGCCGCGGCGACCTGTTCGGAACCGTCCGGCACCTCCAGGTGTTCACGGCCGCGCTGGCGGCGGACGACACCAGCGTGCGGTCGTTCGACACCGACCTCGCCGACGTGGCCGGGCAGCTCGCCGGGGAGCGCACGGATCTCGCGGCCGCGCTGAAGTACCTGGCCGCCGCCCTCGGTGA includes:
- a CDS encoding MCE family protein; its protein translation is MTRRLLALFTALAVVVALAVALWPHSDPVRVTAYFPRTVGIYPGSDVRVLGVRIGEVEKITPEGGRVRVELAYDRGRKVPADAQAAIVNSSVVSDRYVQLLPVYRKGPLLRDGDVIPESRTAVPVELDRIFDSLHTTAEALGPNGANQRGSLSRLLGVSADNLRGQGKDLNQTVEDLSQAVTTLSDGRGDLFGTVRHLQVFTAALAADDTSVRSFDTDLADVAGQLAGERTDLAAALKYLAAALGDVSGFVKGNKKALTSDVAGLAKVTKVLVTQRAALEELLTVAPTGLSNLQNAYNPAAGTLDTRNNAQTPQDPASLLCSILRTTGDDHGSCTDLKKLFDSLPKLPAAPATTGTVDKTLGGILGARA